A single Inediibacterium massiliense DNA region contains:
- a CDS encoding ABC transporter ATP-binding protein translates to MKTESNLSFLLRVSGQEKIKLYMAAIFSVISSILGIAPYILMYNIILELFNTSVNYEKIKSMAILVGVVVAVRMVIFLASGVFSHIAAYTILYEIRMKAINHMSKLNMGFFTGHTIGEVKKTINEDVEKLENFIAHQIPDLASAVVTPIVVISYLFYLNWKLALVLFIPIILGFGLQMSMFKDMEVMSKHYHTLLQKLNSTIIQYINGMNVMKAFNLSAKSFKNYKDTTKEYADYWIEMTMDYSSRYAIFLVIIDSGLFFMVPIGGIMFLNQTINVSTYIIFLILSSNFLLSFKQLLEFGAQFSLLLEGAGKVRDIMKQEQQVKGSKRLDGRIKGKIEFNNVTFKYDKQDVIKNLSLTIEPKNIVALVGPSGSGKTTLGQLVGRFWDIEEGNITIDGVNIKEIKMEDLMNQVSFVFQNVFMLHDTIAENISMGSNKSMEEIIEASKKAQIHDFIMGLPDGYNTLLGEEGIKLSGGEKQRISIARAILKDSPIVILDEVTSYSDVENESKIQQALRTLLKDKTAIIIAHRLYTIKNADKIVVLEEGEIVEEGTHDFLMNKQGLYRHLWDLYDYEVLKVERGA, encoded by the coding sequence ATGAAAACAGAATCAAATTTGAGTTTTTTACTGAGAGTATCTGGTCAAGAAAAGATCAAATTATATATGGCGGCTATATTTAGTGTAATAAGCTCAATATTGGGAATTGCACCATATATTTTAATGTACAATATCATATTAGAGCTTTTTAATACTTCTGTAAATTATGAAAAAATAAAATCTATGGCCATTCTGGTAGGTGTGGTGGTAGCAGTTAGAATGGTGATATTTTTGGCATCTGGAGTATTTTCACATATTGCTGCATATACAATACTTTATGAGATTAGAATGAAGGCAATCAATCATATGTCAAAATTGAATATGGGATTTTTTACAGGACATACAATTGGAGAAGTGAAAAAAACAATTAATGAAGATGTAGAAAAACTGGAAAATTTTATAGCTCATCAAATTCCAGATTTAGCTTCAGCAGTTGTCACTCCTATTGTAGTAATTTCTTATCTTTTCTATTTAAATTGGAAATTAGCTTTGGTTTTATTTATTCCGATTATTTTAGGCTTTGGACTTCAAATGTCCATGTTTAAAGATATGGAAGTAATGTCAAAACATTACCATACTTTGCTTCAAAAGCTTAATTCTACTATTATCCAATATATAAACGGAATGAATGTGATGAAAGCTTTTAATTTATCTGCAAAATCTTTTAAGAATTATAAAGACACTACAAAAGAATATGCAGACTATTGGATTGAAATGACAATGGACTATTCTTCAAGGTATGCTATATTCTTGGTGATTATTGATTCAGGACTTTTCTTCATGGTTCCTATTGGAGGAATTATGTTTTTAAATCAAACAATCAATGTTTCTACTTATATTATATTTTTAATTTTAAGTTCAAACTTTCTTCTTTCTTTTAAACAATTATTGGAATTTGGGGCTCAATTTTCATTATTGTTAGAAGGAGCTGGTAAAGTAAGAGATATTATGAAGCAAGAACAGCAAGTAAAAGGAAGCAAAAGGTTAGATGGAAGAATAAAAGGAAAAATAGAATTTAATAATGTTACATTTAAATATGATAAACAAGATGTTATAAAAAATCTATCCTTAACCATAGAGCCTAAGAATATTGTAGCACTAGTAGGGCCTTCAGGTTCAGGAAAAACTACTTTAGGTCAATTAGTCGGAAGATTTTGGGATATAGAAGAAGGTAATATTACAATTGATGGAGTCAATATAAAAGAAATTAAAATGGAAGATTTAATGAATCAAGTATCCTTTGTATTTCAAAATGTTTTTATGCTACATGATACCATAGCAGAAAATATAAGCATGGGTTCAAATAAAAGTATGGAAGAAATTATTGAAGCCAGTAAAAAAGCACAAATTCATGATTTTATAATGGGTCTGCCTGATGGATACAATACATTGCTTGGAGAAGAGGGAATTAAACTTAGTGGGGGAGAAAAACAAAGAATATCTATAGCAAGAGCAATTCTTAAAGATAGTCCTATTGTTATTTTAGATGAAGTAACTTCCTATTCAGATGTAGAAAATGAAAGTAAAATACAACAAGCACTTAGGACTTTATTAAAAGACAAAACGGCTATTATTATAGCTCATAGACTTTATACTATAAAAAATGCAGATAAAATCGTAGTATTAGAAGAAGGAGAAATTGTAGAAGAGGGAACTCATGATTTTCTTATGAATAAACAAGGACTCTATAGACATCTTTGGGATCTATATGATTATGAAGTTTTAAAAGTGGAAAGGGGTGCTTAA
- a CDS encoding ABC transporter ATP-binding protein, whose product MFADIRKLLGEDSKKLKKPIFLLTLDTLFHMFFYAVLYFVLLDLMNENLSFSKIKIYSFVMVVAFIARAFVNSKGYTGIQARGARAIEKMRISLGDHIRNINLGFFNKNSIGMLSNIMTNDLQDFEKILTHNTSDLIKTIFLSVYLLAITFLIDVSLGTIQLIVVLVAIPIIFMGGERVSAIGKHKKHVMNQVISRMVEYLNGIQEFRAHNLIGEKFERLEKSFRDLRKESIRTEVAIAPFVLIFQIIVDVSFPILLMISITKFGIGSIGKKELLTFIIINIALTNVLRAFGAQYGMFRYCKLAAQKLMETYDTKEMSYKYEDVDFDHYNIEFKNVSFEYEKGENIINNLSFEAKEGTMTALIGPSGSGKTTVTSLIARFWDIHEGVIKIGGKDIKHIHPDYLLKHISMVFQDVYLLNDTIYNNIKLGNPQATEEEVIEAAKLANCHEFIERLENKYETIVSEGGTTLSGGEKQRISIARAILKDASIILLDEATASLDADNELEIRKSIKKLTANKTVIVIAHRLNTIKDADQIIVLNEGALEERGTHKDLMKNKKRYYNMYHEMEKAKSWAI is encoded by the coding sequence ATGTTTGCGGATATAAGAAAATTATTGGGTGAAGACAGCAAAAAACTTAAAAAACCTATTTTTTTATTGACACTAGATACCTTATTTCATATGTTTTTTTATGCAGTATTATATTTTGTATTGTTAGATTTAATGAATGAAAATTTAAGTTTTTCAAAAATAAAGATCTATTCATTTGTTATGGTAGTAGCTTTTATTGCTAGAGCGTTTGTAAACTCAAAAGGATATACAGGAATACAAGCCAGAGGAGCTAGGGCTATTGAAAAAATGCGTATTTCACTAGGAGATCATATTAGAAATATAAACTTAGGATTTTTTAATAAAAATAGTATAGGAATGTTATCTAATATTATGACTAATGATTTACAGGATTTTGAAAAGATATTGACTCATAATACAAGTGATTTAATCAAAACAATTTTTCTTAGTGTGTATCTTCTTGCCATAACGTTTTTGATTGATGTTTCTTTAGGAACAATTCAGCTAATAGTAGTACTTGTTGCAATTCCTATTATATTTATGGGAGGAGAGAGGGTAAGCGCTATAGGAAAGCATAAAAAACATGTAATGAATCAAGTTATTTCAAGAATGGTTGAGTATCTAAATGGTATACAGGAGTTTAGAGCTCACAATTTAATAGGAGAAAAATTTGAAAGGTTAGAAAAATCCTTTAGAGATTTAAGAAAAGAAAGTATCAGAACAGAAGTGGCGATTGCACCTTTTGTCCTTATATTTCAAATTATTGTAGATGTAAGTTTTCCAATATTACTGATGATTTCTATTACAAAGTTTGGAATAGGAAGTATCGGGAAAAAAGAATTATTAACTTTTATTATTATTAATATAGCTCTTACAAATGTATTAAGAGCATTCGGTGCTCAGTATGGAATGTTTAGATATTGTAAATTAGCAGCACAAAAGTTAATGGAAACCTATGATACAAAAGAAATGAGTTATAAATATGAAGATGTAGATTTTGATCATTATAATATTGAGTTTAAAAATGTAAGTTTCGAATACGAAAAAGGAGAAAATATTATTAACAATTTAAGCTTTGAGGCAAAGGAAGGAACAATGACAGCTCTCATAGGCCCTTCTGGTTCAGGAAAAACTACAGTTACTAGTCTTATAGCTAGATTTTGGGATATACATGAAGGAGTAATAAAAATAGGAGGAAAAGATATAAAACATATTCATCCAGACTATTTACTAAAGCATATTAGTATGGTATTTCAAGATGTATATCTTTTAAATGATACCATCTATAACAACATTAAATTAGGAAACCCACAAGCAACTGAGGAAGAAGTCATAGAAGCGGCAAAGCTTGCCAATTGCCATGAATTTATAGAAAGGCTAGAAAATAAGTATGAAACAATAGTAAGTGAAGGCGGGACAACTTTATCTGGAGGAGAAAAACAAAGAATATCTATAGCAAGAGCAATCCTTAAAGATGCTTCTATTATATTATTAGATGAAGCGACTGCTTCTTTAGATGCAGATAATGAATTAGAAATTAGAAAATCTATTAAAAAGCTTACGGCTAATAAAACTGTAATTGTAATTGCCCATAGATTAAATACCATTAAAGATGCAGATCAAATTATTGTTTTAAATGAAGGGGCTTTAGAAGAAAGAGGAACCCATAAGGACTTAATGAAGAATAAGAAAAGGTACTATAATATGTATCATGAAATGGAAAAAGCTAAGAGCTGGGCAATATAA
- a CDS encoding MATE family efflux transporter — translation MNEKREQLLNDSIFKLMIKLSVPAIIGMLVIGLYSFVDAIFVGRFVGPQALAAVSVTYPLTLINNGIAVLIGIGSASVLSRAIGSKDTKKIDDIMSNMSMCNIVLSLIVTFIGVTFTDSLLGITGLSGDIFTLAGSYLRIIFVGSLFVNFTQSANMIIRGEGKMKEAMLIMGTGAILNIILDPIFIKGFNLGINGAAYATVLSQIIQMIMTLMYFKKHSDMVKLKKPAFKKDILPQVLSVGVSAMLMQVMTLVQQTILYRMVTIYGNDKQLVIMGITMRVMMFAFIPIWGMSQGLQPIAGINYGAKKFDRVKRSVQAFLIGSTVLCMFFWIPMQLAPKWILSLFTKDPMLVEYGFEYFKLGNLGFLVSGIFIMSVTFFQAIGKAGNAGLIIMLRQIALFIPLALSLAKFLGGIGVWYSLPITDILVFIIAIVLVIVESKKILHRKGQLVK, via the coding sequence ATGAATGAAAAGAGAGAACAGTTATTAAATGATAGTATTTTTAAATTAATGATTAAATTATCTGTGCCTGCAATTATTGGAATGCTTGTAATTGGTTTATATAGTTTTGTGGATGCCATATTTGTAGGTAGATTTGTTGGACCGCAGGCGTTAGCTGCTGTGTCAGTTACTTATCCACTTACACTTATAAATAATGGAATTGCTGTTTTGATAGGAATAGGTTCGGCTTCTGTATTATCTAGAGCAATTGGAAGTAAAGATACAAAAAAGATTGATGATATTATGAGTAATATGAGTATGTGTAATATTGTACTATCATTGATTGTTACATTTATAGGAGTAACTTTTACAGATTCTTTATTAGGAATTACAGGTTTAAGTGGAGATATATTTACATTAGCTGGGAGTTATTTAAGAATTATTTTTGTGGGATCATTATTTGTAAATTTCACACAAAGTGCAAATATGATTATTCGTGGAGAAGGTAAGATGAAAGAAGCTATGCTTATTATGGGAACTGGTGCAATACTTAATATCATTTTGGATCCAATTTTTATAAAGGGATTTAATTTAGGGATTAATGGGGCTGCATATGCAACCGTATTATCTCAAATTATACAAATGATTATGACTTTGATGTATTTTAAAAAACATAGTGATATGGTTAAGCTGAAAAAGCCTGCATTTAAAAAAGATATTCTTCCACAGGTTTTATCAGTTGGAGTTTCAGCAATGCTTATGCAGGTTATGACTTTAGTACAACAAACTATTTTATATAGAATGGTAACAATTTATGGAAATGATAAACAATTAGTTATTATGGGAATAACTATGAGAGTGATGATGTTTGCATTTATTCCTATTTGGGGAATGTCACAAGGATTACAGCCTATTGCAGGAATAAATTATGGAGCTAAAAAATTTGATAGAGTAAAAAGAAGTGTGCAGGCATTTTTAATAGGATCAACTGTATTATGTATGTTTTTTTGGATTCCTATGCAATTAGCACCAAAGTGGATTTTAAGCTTGTTTACAAAAGATCCAATGCTTGTAGAATATGGATTTGAATATTTTAAATTAGGAAACTTAGGATTTTTGGTATCAGGAATATTCATAATGAGTGTCACATTCTTTCAAGCAATTGGAAAAGCAGGAAATGCAGGTTTAATTATAATGTTAAGGCAAATTGCTTTATTTATACCACTCGCTTTATCATTAGCAAAATTTTTGGGTGGAATAGGAGTTTGGTATAGTCTACCTATTACAGATATTCTTGTATTTATTATAGCTATAGTTCTTGTGATAGTGGAATCAAAAAAAATATTACATAGAAAAGGACAATTGGTTAAATAA